AGGATCAGCGAGACGGGCGGGATGATGAAGGTGAGCCACCGCAGGATGAGGTTGATGCCGCGGCGGAGCTCGGAGTTGGCCAGCTTGAACCGGCGGGCCTCCTCGGCGAGGGCCGTGGCATAGGACTCGCCACCGATCCGGGTTGCCCGGTAGTACCCCGATCCGGCGGCGACGAAGCTGCCCGACATCACCTGGCTGCCTGGCTCCTTGAGGATCGGGTCGGACTCGCCGGTGAGCAGCGATTCGTTCGACTCGAGACCGTGGCTGACCAGCACTTCACCGTCGACGATGATCTGGTCGCCCGGTTGCAGTTCGAGGACCTCGTCAGCAACAACCGCCGAGATGCCGATCTCGCTGACCTGGCTGTCGCGCACCACGCGTGCCTTGGGGGCGTTCAAGACGGCGAGCCGGTCGAGGGCGCGCTTGGCGCGCAGCTCCTGGATGATGCCGATGGTGCTGTTGCTCACCACCACCCCGGCGAAGAGGGCGTCGGGACCCGGTGCCGCGATCATGATCATCACGAACATCACGCCGATGATGGCGTTCACGGGTGTGAGGACGTTCGCCCGCACGATCTCGCCGAGCGTGCGACTGGGAGCATCGGGCACCGTGTTGACCCGACCGGTTCGCGTCCGCTCGTCGACCTCGGCCTGGGTGAGACCGGTCATCGGCGGGGCGTTGGTGCTCATCGCCCCGCCGACGCTACACCGCCCGACGGTGCTCGGGGTGCTCCCAGAACTGAGAGTCGATCTCGTTCGCAGGTAGCGTGGGACTCGTGACCGCACCATGCGAGGACGAGACCGACGCCGCGGCGGTGGTCGTCGCCTCCGGGATCGATCTGGCCCACGGGACCCACCTGGCTCTGGCCTCGGCGAGCTTCGAGCTGGCGCGGAGGTCGATCACCTCGATCATCGGGCCGAACGGGTCGGGGAAGTCGACGTTGCTGCACGCCATCGCCGGCCTGTTGCGGCCGGTGCGGGGGCACATCGAGGTGTGTGGTCGTTCCGCCGACAGCGGCAGCTCTCGTGTGGCCTACGTGATGCAGACGACGAGGGTGCACGAACACCTTCCGATCACCGTCCGCGAAGCGGTGAACATGGCCCGCTACGCGCATCGTGGGCCCCTCCGGCCGCTCCGCGCCCAGGATCGTCGTGTCGTCGAGCAGTCGATGGAGCGGCTCGGGGTGGCCGACCTGGGTTCACGTCAGCTGCGTGAGCTCTCGGGTGGTCAGCGCCAGCGGGTGCTCGTCGCCCAGGGTCTGGCGCAGGAGGCTCCGGTGTTGTTGCTCGACGAGCCGGTCACCGGCCTCGATCTGGTCTCCCAGCGCAGGATCCTCGAGGTGATGGGCGAGGAGCGCGACGACGGGCGGACGGTGGTCATGACCACCCACGACCTGGGTGAGGCCGCGCACGCCGATCGGGTCATGCTCCTCTCGGGCCGCATCGTCGCTGCTGG
The sequence above is drawn from the Acidimicrobiales bacterium genome and encodes:
- the aztA gene encoding zinc ABC transporter ATP-binding protein AztA, with product MTAPCEDETDAAAVVVASGIDLAHGTHLALASASFELARRSITSIIGPNGSGKSTLLHAIAGLLRPVRGHIEVCGRSADSGSSRVAYVMQTTRVHEHLPITVREAVNMARYAHRGPLRPLRAQDRRVVEQSMERLGVADLGSRQLRELSGGQRQRVLVAQGLAQEAPVLLLDEPVTGLDLVSQRRILEVMGEERDDGRTVVMTTHDLGEAAHADRVMLLSGRIVAAGPPSEVLTSDHLAEAYRQRLIRLEGNVLMLDDAPHHHEDDAPVHPHPGHQH